From Deinococcus terrestris, one genomic window encodes:
- a CDS encoding S66 family peptidase produces MAPHFIRPPRLLSGSRVAALSLSSGFVTEVMGRYHAGVRQVAAEFGWEVVPAPNALRGPDYLDANPQARADDLQWALQNPDIHGMVSIIGGDDSVRLLPFLDLELIRAHPKAFLGYSDATVTLTQFLRAGVMAYHGPALLTDLAENGGMHPFVVEGVRRALVDEPQPFDLAPAPEWTQARMDWADEGAQAVRRPFHPGDGWVWLQGERAAEGHLMGGCLEVLDMLNGTPGWPGPELWHGAVLALETSNDVPPPHQVGYWLRNYAGQGILAGAAGLLLARARDYTGEMVGELYGWVRRVLREAGREDLPVVANVDFGHTSPQLTLPLGGRVRLDPAAGRVTVFP; encoded by the coding sequence AGCGGCTTCGTCACCGAGGTAATGGGCCGCTACCACGCCGGGGTGCGGCAGGTCGCCGCCGAGTTCGGGTGGGAGGTGGTGCCCGCCCCCAACGCGCTGCGCGGTCCCGACTACCTTGATGCCAATCCCCAGGCCCGCGCCGACGACCTGCAGTGGGCGCTTCAGAACCCAGACATTCACGGCATGGTCAGCATCATCGGCGGGGACGACTCGGTGCGGCTGCTGCCCTTTCTCGATCTGGAGCTGATTCGTGCCCATCCCAAGGCCTTCCTGGGCTACAGCGACGCCACGGTCACCCTGACCCAGTTCCTGCGGGCGGGGGTCATGGCCTACCACGGCCCCGCGCTGCTGACCGACCTCGCGGAGAACGGGGGGATGCATCCCTTCGTGGTGGAGGGTGTGCGGCGGGCGCTGGTGGACGAGCCGCAGCCTTTCGACCTCGCACCCGCGCCGGAGTGGACGCAGGCCCGGATGGACTGGGCGGACGAGGGGGCGCAGGCGGTGCGCCGCCCCTTTCACCCCGGTGACGGCTGGGTCTGGCTTCAGGGCGAGCGGGCCGCCGAGGGGCACCTGATGGGCGGTTGCCTGGAGGTGCTGGACATGCTGAACGGCACGCCCGGCTGGCCTGGGCCGGAGCTGTGGCACGGGGCAGTGCTCGCGCTGGAGACAAGCAATGATGTACCTCCACCCCATCAGGTGGGCTACTGGCTGCGGAACTACGCCGGGCAGGGCATTCTCGCCGGGGCCGCCGGGCTGCTGCTGGCCCGCGCGCGCGACTACACGGGGGAGATGGTGGGGGAACTGTACGGCTGGGTGCGCCGGGTGCTGCGCGAGGCGGGACGGGAGGACCTCCCGGTGGTGGCGAACGTGGATTTCGGGCATACCAGCCCTCAGCTCACGCTGCCGCTGGGGGGACGGGTGCGGCTGGACCCGGCGGCGGGCCGGGTAACGGTGTTTCCCTGA